In Monomorium pharaonis isolate MP-MQ-018 chromosome 3, ASM1337386v2, whole genome shotgun sequence, a genomic segment contains:
- the LOC118644641 gene encoding uncharacterized protein LOC118644641 — protein MFIGHGCFSDFLCQIWKENTTCCHHCSVKTDEKGDTALHTLAVCPVWERERGVLRAKLRSGEDLSLGTLVKAMLRDESAWKAVFSFCKTVMSRKEEAERADIIEMHPYSRFNKGYHYIFTVIDVLSKYAWAVPFKSKGGSETANAFAKIIRKSSRHPKNLQTNMGKEFHNADVQKRLKKHNINHYSTYSVMKASVVERFNCMLKNDMWKQFTFNGNYKWIDMLPRLVFNYNTRKHRTIGMRPIDVTLEVAESLLAAVYNAIKITGPAKFKVGDSVRSSIPIPYLLEDYRGKSISGAFYEYELHRAIYPDVFLVEKILRRKGDEVYVKWLGFDGSHNSWIHKDNII, from the exons ATGTTCATCGGACACGGATGTTTCAGTGATTTTCTGTGCCAAATCTGGAAGGAAAACACGACTTGCTGCCACCATTGCTCGGTGAAGACGGACGAAAAGGGGGACACCGCGCTCCACACGCTGGCGGTCTGCCCGGTGTGGGAACGGGAGCGCGGTGTCCTAAGGGCCAAGTTGAGGTCCGGCGAGGATTTGTCCCTCGGCACGCTCGTAAAGGCGATGCTGAGAGACGAGTCCGCCTGGAAGGCGGTCTTCTCCTTCTGCAAGACAGTCATGTCGCGGAAGGAGGAGGCCGAGAGA gcTGATATCATCGAGATGCATCCGTATTCGCGTTTCAACAAAGGCTATCACTACATATTCACTGTCATCGATGTGTTGAGCAAGTATGCGTGGGCTGTACCATTCAAGAGCAAGGGCGGAAGCGAGACGGCTAAcgcttttgcaaaaataattcgaAAGAGCAGTAGACAtccgaaaaacttgcaaaCCAATATGGGAAAGGAGTTTCACAACGCTGATGTGCAGAAACGCttgaaaaaacataatatcaatcattattctacatACTCTGTAATGAAAGCGTCAGTTGTCGAGCGATTCAATTGCATGCTGAAAAACGACATGTGGAAGCAATTTACGTTCAACGGCAATTACAAATGGATCGATATGTTACCACGTCTcgtgtttaattataatacccGAAAGCATCGAACAATTGGCATGCGACCCATTGATGTAACGCTCGAGGTAGCTGAAAGTCTCTTGGCTGCAGTATACAACGCTATAAAGATTACCGGTCCGGCGAAATTTAAAGTGGGTGACTCTGTACGC TCCAGCATACCAATCCCATATCTACTCGAGGATTATCGTGGAAAGTCTATATctggagcgttctacgagTACGAATTGCATCGCGCGATTTATCCGGATGTATTTCttgtggaaaaaatattacgcagGAAGGGTGACGAGGTCTATGTAAAGTGgttgggattcgatggatcgCACAATTCATGGATACACAAAGACAATATCATTTGA